In one Gemmatimonadales bacterium genomic region, the following are encoded:
- the rpmI gene encoding 50S ribosomal protein L35 produces the protein MKKKTKKAAAKRFKLTGRGKVRRRHAFKSHILTKKTAKRKRHLRKATVASHADERRLKQLLST, from the coding sequence GTGAAGAAGAAGACGAAAAAGGCCGCGGCGAAGCGTTTCAAGCTGACCGGAAGAGGGAAGGTCCGGCGCCGCCATGCCTTCAAGAGCCACATCCTGACCAAGAAGACGGCCAAACGGAAGCGCCATCTCAGGAAGGCGACCGTGGCCTCGCACGCAGACGAGCGGCGGCTGAAGCAGCTGCTGTCGACCTAG
- a CDS encoding OmpA family protein, with the protein NGCPRDTDADGVADNLDRCPNTTANTRVDANGCPVIPDTDNDGVPDNRDRCANSPVGRPVDSVGCSLIQLPASEADQMVLRVQFRTNTSTLLPQSLPLLDSVAVAIVATGGSRWEVQGHTDSRGSAELNRRLGQARAQTVADYLISKGVPGGSMTATGFGPDRPVQTNETLAGRAANRRVQLRRIPPPPTGPPVP; encoded by the coding sequence AACGGCTGCCCGCGCGACACCGATGCCGACGGCGTGGCCGACAACCTCGACCGCTGCCCCAACACGACGGCCAACACCCGCGTGGATGCCAACGGCTGCCCGGTGATTCCCGATACGGACAACGACGGGGTCCCGGATAACCGTGACCGCTGCGCCAACTCGCCCGTGGGCCGGCCGGTGGATTCCGTCGGCTGCTCGTTGATCCAGCTGCCCGCAAGTGAGGCCGATCAGATGGTCCTGCGCGTGCAGTTCCGTACCAACACCTCCACGCTGCTGCCGCAATCCCTGCCGCTCCTCGACAGCGTCGCGGTCGCCATCGTCGCGACCGGGGGCTCGCGGTGGGAGGTGCAAGGCCACACCGACAGCCGCGGTTCGGCCGAGCTCAACCGGCGCCTCGGGCAGGCCCGCGCGCAGACGGTGGCGGACTACCTCATCAGCAAGGGTGTGCCGGGCGGCAGCATGACCGCCACCGGCTTCGGTCCGGATCGCCCGGTGCAGACCAACGAAACGCTCGCAGGCCGCGCGGCGAACCGGCGCGTACAGCTCAGGCGCATTCCCCCGCCCCCAACCGGCCCGCCGGTGCCGTAG
- a CDS encoding phenylalanine--tRNA ligase subunit alpha, producing MSGASADPVAALAALRAEAESSIRSAPGREALRQLKTEFLGRKAGRVTAILKTLPSLDPDTRRIVGQAANEAKTALEQLLEQAEAALASREGGAAGLDLTMPARAQWRGAIHPVTLVIDEICAIFAELGFARYVGPEAETERNNFTALNFPPDHPALDLHDTFYLGEGRLLRTHTSPLQIRVMESYQPPIRVTMPGMCYRKDPYDASHAPAFSQVEALAVDEGITFVDLKASLSYFARRFFGPQTRVRFRPSFFPFTEPSADMEVECLICHGSGCPACKNTGWMEILGSGMVDPNVFVNVGLDPERYTGWAFGMGPHRMALLRYGIPDIRMLFDADVRLHDQFVDPV from the coding sequence GTGAGCGGCGCGTCGGCTGACCCGGTCGCCGCGCTCGCCGCACTCAGGGCGGAGGCGGAGTCGAGCATTCGGTCCGCCCCGGGGCGCGAGGCGCTGCGGCAGCTCAAGACGGAGTTCTTGGGCCGCAAGGCGGGACGTGTGACCGCCATCCTCAAAACGCTGCCTTCGCTGGATCCCGACACGCGCCGCATAGTCGGCCAGGCGGCGAACGAAGCCAAGACAGCGCTCGAGCAGCTGCTGGAGCAGGCGGAAGCGGCTCTCGCGTCCCGCGAGGGCGGGGCCGCCGGCCTCGACCTTACCATGCCCGCCCGCGCCCAATGGCGCGGCGCCATCCATCCCGTCACCCTCGTCATAGACGAGATCTGCGCCATCTTCGCCGAGCTCGGCTTCGCCCGCTACGTGGGGCCCGAAGCGGAGACCGAGCGCAACAACTTCACCGCGCTCAATTTCCCGCCCGACCATCCGGCGCTCGACCTGCACGACACGTTCTATCTGGGCGAGGGACGGCTGCTGCGCACCCACACCTCGCCGCTCCAGATCCGCGTCATGGAGAGCTACCAGCCGCCCATCCGGGTGACGATGCCGGGGATGTGCTACCGCAAGGACCCCTACGACGCGTCACACGCGCCCGCCTTCTCGCAGGTGGAGGCGCTCGCGGTGGACGAAGGCATCACCTTCGTCGACCTCAAGGCGTCGCTCTCGTACTTCGCCAGGCGCTTCTTCGGCCCCCAGACGCGGGTGCGCTTCCGGCCGTCGTTCTTCCCCTTCACCGAGCCCTCGGCGGACATGGAAGTCGAATGCCTGATCTGCCACGGCTCCGGCTGCCCGGCCTGCAAGAACACCGGGTGGATGGAGATCCTCGGCTCGGGCATGGTCGATCCGAACGTATTCGTCAACGTCGGCTTGGATCCGGAGCGGTACACGGGGTGGGCGTTCGGCATGGGTCCGCACCGGATGGCGCTGCTCCGCTACGGCATCCCGGACATCCGGATGCTGTTCGACGCCGACGTGCGTCTGCACGACCAGTTCGTGGACCCGGTATGA
- the dps gene encoding DNA starvation/stationary phase protection protein Dps encodes MEKPQMFGTRIFVPLELREQMVELLNQQLADTFDLYSQVKQAHWNVKGPQFYPLHLLFDDLAEKLVEYVDTIAERVTAIGGTARGTVRMAAGASRLPELPTGTLNGMSCVEALAVRYATATTTTRAAIETAATSGAADTADLLTEMSRGLDKALWFLEWTHLQA; translated from the coding sequence ATGGAAAAGCCGCAGATGTTCGGCACCCGGATCTTCGTTCCGCTGGAGTTGCGGGAGCAGATGGTGGAGCTGCTGAACCAGCAGCTCGCCGACACGTTCGATCTGTACAGCCAGGTCAAGCAGGCGCACTGGAACGTCAAGGGCCCGCAGTTCTACCCGCTTCACTTGCTGTTCGACGATCTCGCGGAAAAGCTCGTGGAGTACGTCGACACGATCGCCGAGCGGGTGACGGCCATCGGAGGCACCGCGAGGGGCACCGTGCGGATGGCGGCCGGCGCGTCACGTCTGCCCGAGCTGCCGACCGGGACCCTCAACGGCATGTCGTGCGTCGAGGCGCTCGCCGTTCGCTATGCCACGGCGACCACGACGACCCGCGCGGCCATTGAAACCGCCGCGACGAGCGGGGCTGCCGACACGGCCGACCTGCTCACGGAGATGTCGAGGGGGCTGGACAAGGCGCTCTGGTTCCTGGAGTGGACCCACCTCCAGGCCTAG
- the infC gene encoding translation initiation factor IF-3 — MRVNRMIRISPVRVIAPDGAQLGIITVDEAIAAAEARGLDLVEVAPTARPPVCRIMDFGKFKFEQAKADRAAKKKQHAIQLKEIKFRPGIDEHDFEFKCRHAKEFLAEGNKVKVTMMFRGRQMAHPELGRKVLDRVAEFLGDIGKVEQDAKLEGRNMTMLLTPR; from the coding sequence TTGCGCGTCAACCGCATGATCCGCATCAGCCCGGTCCGGGTAATCGCTCCGGACGGGGCGCAGCTCGGGATCATCACGGTGGACGAAGCCATCGCGGCGGCCGAAGCGCGAGGGCTCGACCTGGTTGAAGTGGCGCCCACGGCGCGCCCCCCGGTCTGCCGCATCATGGACTTCGGGAAGTTCAAGTTCGAGCAGGCGAAGGCCGATCGGGCCGCGAAGAAGAAACAGCACGCGATCCAGCTCAAGGAGATCAAGTTCCGGCCGGGCATAGACGAGCACGACTTCGAGTTCAAGTGCCGTCACGCGAAGGAGTTCCTGGCCGAGGGCAACAAGGTGAAGGTCACGATGATGTTCCGGGGCCGCCAGATGGCGCACCCCGAGCTGGGGCGGAAGGTGCTCGACCGGGTCGCCGAATTCCTGGGCGACATCGGCAAGGTCGAGCAGGACGCCAAGCTCGAGGGCCGGAACATGACGATGCTGTTGACGCCGAGATAG
- the rplT gene encoding 50S ribosomal protein L20, translated as MPRVKSNVVRLKRKNKIMKEARGARGGRSKLWKAAKETVERGWAYAYRDRRQKKRQFRRLWITRINAAARQNDLSYNQLMNGLKKAGVEINRKVMADLAVRDADAFTKLAELAKSQN; from the coding sequence ATGCCACGCGTCAAGAGCAACGTGGTGCGCCTCAAGCGCAAGAACAAGATCATGAAGGAGGCCCGCGGCGCCCGCGGCGGGCGCTCCAAGCTGTGGAAGGCCGCCAAGGAAACCGTCGAGCGCGGATGGGCCTACGCCTACCGGGACCGGCGCCAGAAGAAGCGGCAGTTCCGGCGGCTTTGGATCACGCGGATCAACGCCGCGGCCCGGCAGAACGACCTCTCGTACAACCAGCTGATGAACGGCCTCAAGAAGGCCGGCGTCGAGATCAACCGGAAGGTGATGGCGGACCTGGCCGTTCGCGACGCGGATGCGTTCACCAAGCTCGCGGAGCTGGCGAAGAGCCAGAACTGA